ATTGGTTTGCTTTGAGCATTTTACATGCTCGGGGTGCCTCATTATGATTATCAGACCTTATATCTTTACTTTCCCGTTAGGACAAGGTGAAGGAATAAATTCCATTCAAGATTCCTTCGGCAGGGCAACCAGGGCCTTCACGCCGGCAATAAAAATTCCAGTAAGAAAGAGGTTCAACGCGAGGGATACCATTCCCACCGATACGATCCTCGGATCAATTCCATAGGAAAGGGAGATGAGGAGAACACCCGCCCCCACCTCTCCCCTGGGAAACATGGCCACGCTCACGGCAAGCCTTTCTCGCCAGCCGGTTTCCTTTCGGTAGGTCAACAGGGGAAACATCTTTCCGAGGTTGGAAAGAACCGTGATGATCGCAACATGAAAGAGAAGCGTTCCCCAGGGAAGCGGTGCAGCCCCGTCCTGAAACATGGAGGGCATGGATAACCCGACAAGAACCATAAAGATGGCTGAAATCAGGGTCGAAACCTTCTGCTCCTCCGGGCTTTCAGGCCCTTCCTGGTGACCGTTCCGTTGGTCGTCAAGATGGGGATTCTGTCCCTCGGGCCGGGCCATAATCACACCCACAACAAAGGCAGGCAGAAGAATTTCGATGTGGATCGGTACCACATCGTTCAATATTTTAGAAAACTGGTAAAGTGCTTCTGAAAAAGCAGTTATCGCTGCAGAATAGCCAAGAACCCACGGCCAGGATACGGGAATTCGTACCCTGTGCAGGTATTTCCATCCCACCCATAACAATCCGCCCATGATGACGACCACCACAACCAGCTGCCATCGGATCCCCACAATCAGCATCTTGAGGGGGATCATGAGCAGCACGGTGTCCAGATCGTCAAAAATCGCCAGAATTCTCGCCTTTTTAAAGACCCAGGTCGCGGACAGCCCGGCGGCGGCCATCATGGAAAAGAGAACCCCGGCCGATGTGGGGGCTGCGAACCTGCCGGCCAGCAGGGATTCTTTCCATACAGCACCCTGTCCCCACTGCTCGGGAGCGTAAAAGAAGAAAACAAAATAGAGCGTGCAGAAGATCCAGGGAAAGGCGGCTGCGGTTGCTGCAACCAGGTAATCCCAGCCGTAGGAGGAGAGGCGGCTCCGATCGATCTCGAATTCATATCCGACGTGAATCATGATAAATCCGAGACAGGTCATCGTCAGTATCTGGATTCCCTTTAGAACAGGGGCTGTCAGGTCCGCCAGAAAGAAGGGCAGGACCTGGGAAAGCGCCAGCCCGATAACAAGAAGAATCGAAAAGAGAACGACCTTTTTCATGGTTTAATCTCCCGCTCAACGAACATTACGCAGGATCATCTTCCACCGGGAAGAACGATCCTGCGTTGGATAACAGGAGATCGTACGGCTTTCTTCCCTCCATGACGGAGAGGGAGAAAACGTTATTTTTCTGGTTGCGCCGCCGGTGTCTGGGGCGCTGTATCCGCCGGAGGCTTCAGGCTTTCATCCATGTAAGTAATCTCAGCCTTGGATCTCATCTCCGTAATAAATTCCTGGATCTTCTCCCGAAGGCGGGAATTGCCCAGGAAGGTCTTTAAGCGGTCTTTGACTTCGTCGAAGGCCATCTTGGACTCGTCTCTGTGATCGGTGACTTTGATTACGTGCCAGCCGAACTTGGTCTTTACGGGTTCAGAGATTTCTCCAGGCTTAAGGGAAAACGCGGAAGCATCGAATTCCGGCACCATTCGGCCCTTCGCGAAGTACCCAAGGTCGCCCCCATTGGGAGCCGTCGGTCCTTCGGAGAGTGCTTTGGCCAGTTCTGCAAAGTCCTCACCCGCTTTGGCCCGTTTGCAGGCATCCTGTGCTTTCTTGTGGGCGGCTTCCGACTCCGCTTCCGGAGCATTCTCGGCGACCCGGAAAAGGATATGAGATGCCTTTACCTGTTCGGGTCTAAGAAACTGATTGGGATTGGCGTCATAATAGGCTTTGGCTTCACCATCGGTCGAGATTCCGGCGTCCTTGTATTTGTTCGAAATGAAAGCATCGATCAGAAGAGATCGCCTCACCTGGGCCAGAAAATGGTCCCTTGCAATTCCCGCATCCTGAAGCGCTTTTTCGAATTGTTCTTCTGAACCAAAGGATTGGATGACTCCGTCTACTTCCTTTTTGATTTCTTCTTCGGGAACTACGGTATTGGCGTCCCTGGCAGCCTGTTCCATGATCGCCGTTTGAATCAGTGTCTCCGCGGCCTGTTTCCGAAGGGTATCTTCAACGCCGGCGGGGATCTGGCGTCCCGAACTTTCAATCTGAAACCGAAGAAGGTTGACCTGCATGTCAACATCGTCTTCGGTGATGATCATTTTGTTAATCTTGATGGCAGCTTTGGCCTGGGTCTTAGCTTCCTGAGGTACGGCCAGAAGAAGAGTGGCCGTCAGGCAGACCAGTACACCTGTAATGGTTCGTACTTTCATGAAAAACTCCTTTTTTCAGCAATCTGGAATGTCCACTATACCACATGATGGCCTTTTTCCGGCAGGGTATACTATCAGGAACCATGAAGACCCTGATTCTCATCCTGACACTATCTTTTGGGCCCGGACTCTTCTGGCTTGGATATTTCCTCTACCGCGACCGACTTTCACCGGAACCGGCGCGTCTTGTAATGAAGGTCTTCTTTGCAGGAATTCTCTCAGCAGTGCCCGCCATATTGTTTGAGCTGCCCTTTCAGGGCCTGTTTCTGATTTCCACCGTTTTCGTGGCTCCGGTCGTGGAAGAGATCATGAAATACACGTCCGTTGTCGTTTGTGTCGGCAGAAGATCAGAATTTGATGAACCCATGGACGGAATTGTATATGCCTCTGCCGCTGCTCTCGGTTTCGCATCCATTGAAAATCTTTTTTACCTCTCAGCACTCTATGGAGAATCCTCGTTTTCAACGATTGCCTTTTTTCGCGCCGTTCTCACGGTGCCCGGACATGCCCTCTGGTCTTCCATGTGGGGGTTTGCCTATGGCATGTCCCGGTGCCGTCCCGAATCTTCCCGCACCGTTACGCTCGGCGGGGGCCTTCTGCTTGGTATAGCTTTTCACGCACTCTTTAATTTTCTTCTTCATCTGTGGATTCCGGGAACAATTCTGCTCCTTGCAGCCACGGTCTTCTTCTGGAGAAGTACCCTGAAGAGAATCTCTCTAGCCCTGCAATCACGGTCGCCGGATCCGCCCCCTCTTCCAGTCCGGAATCATCCACCTCATTCCGAATCCTGAAATTCCTCTCTGCCGCATACTCCGCGTATTGACGGGGAATCGGATTGACCAGTACAATAGAGTCAAGGGATTTGTAAGGCAATGATGGACCCGTAAGGGAAGGAGGAACATGGTTCCGAATCAGGCTGCCTTCCGCCTCATATTCGAGGTAATCTCAATCCCATGAAGGGTTTTCCGGATCTCTCCATTCAGCGCAAGCTGATGATCCTGATGGTTCTTCCGGCATTGATCTGTATCCTCATCGGCGCAGTTGTGACCATGACAGGAGATCTGCACACATTCCGCAAGGAAACCAAACGTACGACCGAACTTACGGCAAAGATCATCGCCATTCACAGTGTAAGAGATCTCGTATTTCGGTACCGCAGCTGGTCCCAGGAAACTCTGTCCAACCTTAAATCTCTCCCCTCCATTCAGCACGCCTACCTCTACGATGATCAAAATCAGCTCTTTTCCGCCTACCACCGCGAGAACCATTCTCATGGTGCTCCCTCGATCTCCGAACTGCAATCAGGATTTCATGGTGGCGGGTACTTCGTTATCGAACCGATCTTTTATCAGAACGAGCGACTGGGTACGCTTTACCTGGAGGCCTCCACGCAAGAATTACGGGATAAAATCCGTAATTATGTCGTAATCATGGTTCTCTTGATCTGCTTCCTGCTCGCCGTTGCCTTTGCGGTGGCGGCCCGAATGCGGTATGTCATTTCGCGTCCGATTCTGGATCTTGCAATGATAGCGCGGCGGATTTCGGTTGTGGGTGACTATTCTCTTCGAGCCGAGAAAAAGGGAGATGATGAAATCGGAGCCCTCTATGATGGGTTCAATGCCATGTTAAACCAGATACAGCGAAGGGAAGCAGATCTTGACGAGGCCATGAACCAGCTCAGCCTGAGTGAAGATCGAATTCGACATATTATCGAACAGTCCAATGACGCTCTCTTTGTCATGGTGGGCCGACATTTTGTTTTTGCCAACCCTAAATTTGAGGAATACTTCGGTTATTCCGTCCGTCGCGGCGATCTGGAATCCATGGATCCTCTCGAACTGATCGCTCCGGAAAGCAAAGCGCTCATTTCGGAACTGATCCAGAAAAAGCAGGAAGAAGATGCCATTCCACAACGATTTACTTTTCGCGGCATTTCAAAACAGGGACAGATTTTCGATTTTGAAGCAAGTGTCAGTGACATTGTCTGGAATGACCGACCTGCGCTTCTGGGAATCTTGAGGGACGTCACCGAACAGATTGAAACCCAGAGACGATTGCGGGATCAACAGGCAACACTCAGACTTTATGCCAATGAACTGGAGCGAAGTAACCGGGACCTTGAGAATTTTGCCTACATTGCCTCTCATGACCTCCAGGAACCTTTGCGGAAGGTCCAGGCCTTCGGCGATCGTCTGCGTGCCAGGCTGGAAGAAAAACTGGACGACCCGGGGCGGGACTACCTGGAGCGAATGCAGGGGGCGGCCGAACGAATGCAGAGGCTGATCAATGACCTTCTGGCCTACTCCCGGGTGACCAGCCGTGCTCAGCCCTTTGTACGCGTCGAACTTGCGCGCATCGCGGACGAGGTTCTTGCCGATCTTGAGATCCGGATCGAGGAGGCGGGGGCCCGGGTGGAGCGGGATGCTCTCCCGGCCATCGAGGCCGATCCGTCTCAGATTCGACAGCTTTTACAAAACCTCATAGGGAATGCCCTCAAGTTCACCCGGAATGATACCCCACCGATCATTCACATCCGCGCCAAAACCCTGGAAGGACTTCACCACTCAGGAGACCCGATGGTTGAACTGTCCATCGAGGACAATGGGATCGGGTTCGACGAAAAATACCTCGATCGCATCTTTACCGTCTTTCAACGTCTCCATTCCCGAAAAGATTACCCGGGAACGGGAATCGGACTTGCCATCTGCAGGAAGATCGCGGAACGGCATGGAGGAGACATTACGGCCATAAGCCGTGAAGGTCAGGGGTCCACATTCATTGTTCGACTTCCCCTGACCCAGCCGAAGGGAGGAAATATATGAAACCCAACCAGCTACCCATCACAATTCTTATGGCGGAGGACGATCCCGACGACAGGATGTTGACCCGGGAAGCCCTGGCAGAGAGCCGTCTGGCGAACGATTTCTACTGCGTCGAAGACGGGGAAGAACTCATGGATTATCTCTATCGCCGAGGAAAGTTTCAGGACTCCGTGAAATCCCCCCGGCCCGGGCTCATTCTCCTGGACCTAAACATGCCGCGCATGGACGGCCGGGAAGCCCTGAAGGCCATCAAGGCCGATCCCTCCCTGAGACAGATCCCAATTGTGATCCTGACCACGTCAAAGGAGGAGGAGGATATCTTCCGAACCTACGACCTGGGGGCTAACAGCTTTATTACCAAACCGGTCACCTTTGAAGCTCTGGTAGATGTCATGAAAACTCTGGGCCAGTACTGGCTTCAAATTGTAGAACTCCCGGTCGGAAAGAACGCCCAGGCATGAGCGACATCGAGATCCGGGTTCTTCTCATTGATGATGATGAAGACGATTTCATCATCACCCGGGATCTCCTTCGTGAAGTCGATCCGGAGCGTTATCATCTATCGTGGGTCGACTCCTACGATGAAGGACTTATCCAGATTGAAAAACAATTGTACGAAATCTGTCTTCTCGATTACAGGCTGGGAGCCCGGACCGGGCTTGATCTTCTCCGTGAGGCTCTCGGACGAGGCCTGAAAGCTCCCGTCATCCTATTAACTGGCCAGGGAGACCGGGACGTCGATCTGGAAGCCATGAAAATGGGTGCCGCTGACTATCTCGTCAAGGGAACTATCGACGCTCAAACCCTGGAACGTGCCATCCGTTATGCGTTGAAGCACACAAGCACTCTTCAGGCTCTGGCTGAGAGCGAAGAACGGTATGCTCTGGCTGCCAGGGGAGCCAATGACGGCCTCTGGGACTGGAACCTGGAAACCGGAGAAGTCTACTATTCTCCCCGCTGGTTTCAGATGCTTGGACTTCCTGAACTTACCGGTCTGCAAAAAATTGAAACATGGCTGGATCGGGTTCATCCCAACGATATCAATCGCCTTCGCGCGCAGATCACCGCGCATCTGAAGGGCACAACCTCGAGCCTGACCAGTGAACACCGTATTCGCCACAATGAAGGGTTCTATCTCTGGGTGTTGACCCGCGGGATTGCCGTTCGCAAGGAGGACGGGACACCCAACCGGATGGCGGGATCCCAGACGGATATTTCCGATCGAAAATTGGCGGAAGAGAAACTGCTGAAGGATGCCATGTACGATACGCTCACCGGACTGCCCAACCGGGCACTCCTCCTCGACCGTTTGGGGGTCTGTCTGAAGCGGCTCCGCCGCGATCCTGATCACAACTTCGGTCTGCTCTACCTGGATATCGATCGTTTTAAGGTGATCCACGACAGCCTTGGACATTCACTGAGTGATCAGCTTCTGATCTCCGTCGCCAGGCGTCTGGAGGATCTTCTTTCACTGCAGCATACGGTAGCCCGGCCTGGGGGCGACGAATTTGCCGTCCTTGTGGAAGGGATCGAGTCCATCGATTCGGCGAGCACGGTGGCCGACGAAATCCTGAAGACCCTCGCTCCCCCTTTTCACCTGGACGGAAAGGAAATTTTTATTTCGGTCAGCATCGGGATTGCCCAGGGACAGGCAAAATACGAGCGTGCAGAGGATATCCTTCGAGACGCAGATACGGCCATGTTCAAGGCCAAATCCCAGGGCCGCGCCCGAAGTGTTCTCTTTGAAATAGATATGCATGAAAGCGCCGTCGCCCTTCTTGAGCTGGAGACTTCCTTGAGGCGGGCTGTGGACCGTAAAGAATTTGCAATCCATTACCAGCCGATTGTCGATCTTCTGAAGGGGCGAATCATAGGATTCGAAACTCTGGTCCGCTGGCTCCACCCTACCCGCGGGATGATCCTTCCGGAGGAGTTCATCCCTTATGCTGAAGAAACGGGGCTCATCATTCCCATCGATCAGTGGGTTCTAAGGGAAGCATGCCGTCAGGTACGCACGTGGCAGGATTCCTATAAGCAGGATCCGCCCCTGATGATCACCGTCAACCTTTCCAGTCAGCAGTTCACACGATCCGATCTGATCGAAACCGTGGATTCGATCCTCCGTGAAAGCCACCTTGAAGGAAGCAGCCTCGGCCTGGAAATCACCGAAAGTACGGTAATGGGGAATCCGGAGAGTGCCGCCGCCCTCTTTCTTCAGCTGAAGACGAGGGAGATACACCTCCATATAGATGATTTCGGAACCGGGTATTCCTCTCTCAGCTATCTCCATCGCTTCCCGATCGACTCGCTCAAGATCGATCGATCCTTTGTCTCGCGCATGGGAATGGGGCATGAGAAGGTGGAAATCGTTAAGACAATCGTCACTCTGGCCCACAACCTGACGATGACGGTCATGGCGGAAGGCGTGGAGACTCCCGATCACCTTTCCCGCCTCCGTGAATTCACATGCGATTTTGCGCAGGGACACTATTTTTCGCCCCCGATGACCGCGGATCAGGCCACCGCTTTCCTGAACGATTCACCTTCCTGGTAATCGAATCTTTTCCCGTTACCGCGGAATCCAGGCCAGAGCCAGTGTCCGTATGGATATATTCTTTTTAAGAGGACGAACTTCATAGGACTCCAGCTCGGAGAGGGACTGTTCACCCATCTTTCGAATTTCGTCAATCCGGGATGTCAATTCATTTTCGAGATCCTGAAGATCTTTGCGGGCGTCTTCCAGCTCTTTCTCCGCCTGCTTTACGTCCTGGGCCTCTTTTCTTGACCGGCTCATCCCCCGGGCCGCTGTTGTGGCACGTCCAAGAGTTGTCGTACTGATCTTCTTTCTCCCCATGAGAGCACCCAGAAGAGTCGCACCCAGGGAAATGGCGGTCTGGACCTTCTGGTTTCCGGCCTGATCCTTTTCCCGCTCAACCCTTGCCCGGGTGCGCTGGATCTTGTTTTCGAGGCTGTTTCGCTTTACATCGAACTTTCTCCGCAACTCATCCATCTGACGATCGGTCCACTCCCTAAGGGCATGCATCTGACGAATGAGAAAGTCACTTTCAGATTCTCCGGGTCTGGAAATCAATCCCAGGGTCGGATTTTTCTTTAAGGTCAGGACTGCATTCCTGTAAAGCCAGTCCATGCAGTCCCGCTCCCATACAGGATAGGCGCGTCGATCCGATGCCCCGGAAGGCAGTGACAGAAACCGGGCACCATCCTCAGGTTCTCCAAGCAGATCTTCCTCCTTCATCTCCATGGCCCGGGCCTTTTCCCAGTCAGGCATGGAGGGTTCGTCGGGAATCTCGGTCAGGAGGAAGACTGGGTGCTCCAGAGCTACTCCGGCCTTCCCATCGGCGTAATAGATGCTTCCCGAAGCCACGAGCGAGGGAGCATAGGTAACGGTTGATCCCTGGAATTGTCCCTTTGGAGGAAGAAAGACCTGGGGAATGGCCGGATCAAGGGAGGGCCGGGACATTCCTTCGGGACCTGGGGGAGGTGCCGGTTTCTCCGGCAATATAACCTTTCCAACCGGTTCAGGGGTTACGGAAATGTTCTGTGTCAGGGTTCGGAGTTCTTCCCGGGTCATGGGACCCCGCAGGTAGGAAAGTGCCCACCGAGTCTGGAACAGAACGGGCTCCTCCTCATGGATGTTGTTCATGAGAAAGACGCGCTTACCGAGTCCGGAAATCAGACCATCAAGACTCTGCCGGTCATATCGGCCCCCTTCCGAAGCACGAACCCCTTCCAGACCATCGAGAAGGCGGGTTTTATCCCGTTCGGTCTGGAGCCTTCCGATGAACCAGGTCCCTGCATTGGAAAGGGCCTTGTAATCAAGATCGGCGGGATTCTGTGTCGCCAGGACCAGTCCCAGGCCGTACGCCCGGGCCTGTTTCAGGAGGGTCAGAAAGAGCGGCTTGGAGGGTGGGTTGGCCACGGGAGGAAGGTAACCGAAGACTTCGTCCATATAGAGAATGGCCCGGAGGCTTCCCGTGCCGGATTGGCTTCGCATCCACCCCACGATCTGCGTCAGGAGGAGGGTCACAAAGAACATGCGTTCCGCATCATTCAAATGGGCAATGGAAAGAATGGACATTCGCGGCTTCCCTGATGGATTCCACAGAAGATTCCGCACATCGAGGGGAGGTCCCTCCAGCCAGGAGGAGAAGTCGGGGGATGCCAGGAGTCCGTTGAGCCGGGTTGCCAGTTCAAATCGATCTTTTGCCGGATAAAAAGCCTCCAGCTCAAAGACACCGAGACGGGTGAAGGGAGGGTGCTGTACACCTTCAATGAGAGCGGCCAGGTCAAGGCTCCTGCCGGACTTCCAGGAGGTTGAAATGAAAGTGGAAAGGAAGATGAATTCCGGGCTTCGGATCGGATCAGCCTCAATCCCGAGAAGGTTGAGCAGACCGGTCACCGTGGCAGTGACCCTTTCGGAAAAGAGATCCCCATCCCGCAGAATATCTCCTTCGGGAACGGCAAAGGAATGAAGAATGGACAGGGGAATACCCGAACTGCTTCCCGGAGTGTAAAGGACTCTTTCCACTGACGATTCAAAGCGAAGAATCCGGTCTCCATCCTGACCCCAGGAGGCAAGTCCCTTCTTCCAGGTTTCTGCCTGCTCCTTTGCATACTCGGGTGCAGACATATTTTTTCGGGCTGCTTCCCCGGGATCGACCCAGGCAGAAAAATCTTCTCCGGTTAACCGGGGAAAGGTAAGCATGAGGTTGGCCATGTCGCCTTTCGGATCGATGACAATGGAAGGAATTCCATCAATAGCGGCTTCTTCCAGGAGGGTCACTCCCAGGCCGGTCTTTCCACTTCCGGTCATTCCGACACAGACTGCGTGAGTCACCAGATCCCGGGCATCGTAGAGGATCAGGTTCTCCGTATCTTTCCTGCCTTCGGGAGAGACCTCCCGGCCAAGATAAAAGAGTCCGAGCCGTTCAAAATCCTGCATGGTGACCTCCAGTCCTGAACCTTATAATCTAGGTTCTATTGTACCCTCCCGGAGTATTACGGCAGAGATCGGTTTGTACGAATGATCAAAATTTCCTGGATAGTCCCACCATGATATTCATGTCGTTCTTTTTCAAAGTGGGATCAGGGGGCTCGGAATCGTAATTGTCCAGGAGGGTCGCAGTCAGAGCCCAGCTCTGGGTGATGTTTGCGGTGAGACCCAGTTCCAGCTTCGCCAGATAGTTGCTCATATCCGAAATTTCCGGGATGATTTCAAGCTTCTGCCTGAATTCCGAAGTCTCAGAAACTTTCCAGGTAAATTCATTTCCAAGCTTTAATCCCGTAAAAT
This region of Thermoanaerobaculia bacterium genomic DNA includes:
- a CDS encoding sodium:proton antiporter, coding for MKKVVLFSILLVIGLALSQVLPFFLADLTAPVLKGIQILTMTCLGFIMIHVGYEFEIDRSRLSSYGWDYLVAATAAAFPWIFCTLYFVFFFYAPEQWGQGAVWKESLLAGRFAAPTSAGVLFSMMAAAGLSATWVFKKARILAIFDDLDTVLLMIPLKMLIVGIRWQLVVVVVIMGGLLWVGWKYLHRVRIPVSWPWVLGYSAAITAFSEALYQFSKILNDVVPIHIEILLPAFVVGVIMARPEGQNPHLDDQRNGHQEGPESPEEQKVSTLISAIFMVLVGLSMPSMFQDGAAPLPWGTLLFHVAIITVLSNLGKMFPLLTYRKETGWRERLAVSVAMFPRGEVGAGVLLISLSYGIDPRIVSVGMVSLALNLFLTGIFIAGVKALVALPKES
- a CDS encoding ATP-binding protein; this translates as MQDFERLGLFYLGREVSPEGRKDTENLILYDARDLVTHAVCVGMTGSGKTGLGVTLLEEAAIDGIPSIVIDPKGDMANLMLTFPRLTGEDFSAWVDPGEAARKNMSAPEYAKEQAETWKKGLASWGQDGDRILRFESSVERVLYTPGSSSGIPLSILHSFAVPEGDILRDGDLFSERVTATVTGLLNLLGIEADPIRSPEFIFLSTFISTSWKSGRSLDLAALIEGVQHPPFTRLGVFELEAFYPAKDRFELATRLNGLLASPDFSSWLEGPPLDVRNLLWNPSGKPRMSILSIAHLNDAERMFFVTLLLTQIVGWMRSQSGTGSLRAILYMDEVFGYLPPVANPPSKPLFLTLLKQARAYGLGLVLATQNPADLDYKALSNAGTWFIGRLQTERDKTRLLDGLEGVRASEGGRYDRQSLDGLISGLGKRVFLMNNIHEEEPVLFQTRWALSYLRGPMTREELRTLTQNISVTPEPVGKVILPEKPAPPPGPEGMSRPSLDPAIPQVFLPPKGQFQGSTVTYAPSLVASGSIYYADGKAGVALEHPVFLLTEIPDEPSMPDWEKARAMEMKEEDLLGEPEDGARFLSLPSGASDRRAYPVWERDCMDWLYRNAVLTLKKNPTLGLISRPGESESDFLIRQMHALREWTDRQMDELRRKFDVKRNSLENKIQRTRARVEREKDQAGNQKVQTAISLGATLLGALMGRKKISTTTLGRATTAARGMSRSRKEAQDVKQAEKELEDARKDLQDLENELTSRIDEIRKMGEQSLSELESYEVRPLKKNISIRTLALAWIPR
- a CDS encoding peptidylprolyl isomerase, which produces MKVRTITGVLVCLTATLLLAVPQEAKTQAKAAIKINKMIITEDDVDMQVNLLRFQIESSGRQIPAGVEDTLRKQAAETLIQTAIMEQAARDANTVVPEEEIKKEVDGVIQSFGSEEQFEKALQDAGIARDHFLAQVRRSLLIDAFISNKYKDAGISTDGEAKAYYDANPNQFLRPEQVKASHILFRVAENAPEAESEAAHKKAQDACKRAKAGEDFAELAKALSEGPTAPNGGDLGYFAKGRMVPEFDASAFSLKPGEISEPVKTKFGWHVIKVTDHRDESKMAFDEVKDRLKTFLGNSRLREKIQEFITEMRSKAEITYMDESLKPPADTAPQTPAAQPEK
- a CDS encoding response regulator, with amino-acid sequence MKPNQLPITILMAEDDPDDRMLTREALAESRLANDFYCVEDGEELMDYLYRRGKFQDSVKSPRPGLILLDLNMPRMDGREALKAIKADPSLRQIPIVILTTSKEEEDIFRTYDLGANSFITKPVTFEALVDVMKTLGQYWLQIVELPVGKNAQA
- a CDS encoding ATP-binding protein, with product MKGFPDLSIQRKLMILMVLPALICILIGAVVTMTGDLHTFRKETKRTTELTAKIIAIHSVRDLVFRYRSWSQETLSNLKSLPSIQHAYLYDDQNQLFSAYHRENHSHGAPSISELQSGFHGGGYFVIEPIFYQNERLGTLYLEASTQELRDKIRNYVVIMVLLICFLLAVAFAVAARMRYVISRPILDLAMIARRISVVGDYSLRAEKKGDDEIGALYDGFNAMLNQIQRREADLDEAMNQLSLSEDRIRHIIEQSNDALFVMVGRHFVFANPKFEEYFGYSVRRGDLESMDPLELIAPESKALISELIQKKQEEDAIPQRFTFRGISKQGQIFDFEASVSDIVWNDRPALLGILRDVTEQIETQRRLRDQQATLRLYANELERSNRDLENFAYIASHDLQEPLRKVQAFGDRLRARLEEKLDDPGRDYLERMQGAAERMQRLINDLLAYSRVTSRAQPFVRVELARIADEVLADLEIRIEEAGARVERDALPAIEADPSQIRQLLQNLIGNALKFTRNDTPPIIHIRAKTLEGLHHSGDPMVELSIEDNGIGFDEKYLDRIFTVFQRLHSRKDYPGTGIGLAICRKIAERHGGDITAISREGQGSTFIVRLPLTQPKGGNI
- a CDS encoding PrsW family glutamic-type intramembrane protease codes for the protein MKTLILILTLSFGPGLFWLGYFLYRDRLSPEPARLVMKVFFAGILSAVPAILFELPFQGLFLISTVFVAPVVEEIMKYTSVVVCVGRRSEFDEPMDGIVYASAAALGFASIENLFYLSALYGESSFSTIAFFRAVLTVPGHALWSSMWGFAYGMSRCRPESSRTVTLGGGLLLGIAFHALFNFLLHLWIPGTILLLAATVFFWRSTLKRISLALQSRSPDPPPLPVRNHPPHSES
- a CDS encoding EAL domain-containing protein, which translates into the protein MSDIEIRVLLIDDDEDDFIITRDLLREVDPERYHLSWVDSYDEGLIQIEKQLYEICLLDYRLGARTGLDLLREALGRGLKAPVILLTGQGDRDVDLEAMKMGAADYLVKGTIDAQTLERAIRYALKHTSTLQALAESEERYALAARGANDGLWDWNLETGEVYYSPRWFQMLGLPELTGLQKIETWLDRVHPNDINRLRAQITAHLKGTTSSLTSEHRIRHNEGFYLWVLTRGIAVRKEDGTPNRMAGSQTDISDRKLAEEKLLKDAMYDTLTGLPNRALLLDRLGVCLKRLRRDPDHNFGLLYLDIDRFKVIHDSLGHSLSDQLLISVARRLEDLLSLQHTVARPGGDEFAVLVEGIESIDSASTVADEILKTLAPPFHLDGKEIFISVSIGIAQGQAKYERAEDILRDADTAMFKAKSQGRARSVLFEIDMHESAVALLELETSLRRAVDRKEFAIHYQPIVDLLKGRIIGFETLVRWLHPTRGMILPEEFIPYAEETGLIIPIDQWVLREACRQVRTWQDSYKQDPPLMITVNLSSQQFTRSDLIETVDSILRESHLEGSSLGLEITESTVMGNPESAAALFLQLKTREIHLHIDDFGTGYSSLSYLHRFPIDSLKIDRSFVSRMGMGHEKVEIVKTIVTLAHNLTMTVMAEGVETPDHLSRLREFTCDFAQGHYFSPPMTADQATAFLNDSPSW